In Portunus trituberculatus isolate SZX2019 chromosome 44, ASM1759143v1, whole genome shotgun sequence, a single window of DNA contains:
- the LOC123518747 gene encoding uncharacterized protein LOC123518747, with protein MTITGFIVKPVIQMGNRKKRITAVVTDELPQTIVTTELSDVVHKLTKKGIQLADPIVENDKVGPIDILVGCDHYYDFISTNPKIIDDKHLLNTPAGYIVTGKIPCTYNRTTTNVSSDTVQESVIVMKITSSFDPLMVSETQIDIPPVHKLWELDVIGIDPSQSSPDDQISYKEYLKTVQYEDNQYWVKLPWKVNKLELPTNYRRACGQMYSLIKELDRKGLIQKYSDIIQEQVQLQFIEEVLLAHPTDKSHYLPHHGVMKDSTITPLRIVYNCSSKAHPTEPSLNECLMTGPSLTRKLGDVLLKFRTSRYAFTADISKAFLRIGLQEKDRDFTRFLWLSDPHNIESSMKTYRFKSVLFGATSSPFFLQATIDYHLSNSNSPMKELLSSNFYVDNFQGTTQDQDQLLTIYNEANKEIKLANMPLRQWTTNNSCLQNLIKTDFPGYNIPIETSVLGLQWNISNDTLRLKPVKPNIHHNSLTKRSLVANVSKLYDLLGFFSPVSIKGKLLIQDLGD; from the coding sequence ATGACTATTACAGGTTTCATAGTGAAGCCAGTGATACAAATGggtaacagaaagaaaagaattactGCAGTAGTAACTGATGAATTACCACAAACTATAGTGACTACTGAACTTTCTGATGTTGTACACAAACTTACTAAAAAGGGAATACAGCTGGCAGATCCCATAGTAGAGAACGACAAGGTAGGACCCATTGACATTTTGGTGGGGTGTGACCACTATTACGATTTTATCTCAACAAACCCAAAAATAATAGATGACAAACATCTCCTTAACACTCCTGCCGGATATATAGTTACTGGGAAAATACCTTGCACATACAATAGAACCACCACAAATGTATCTTCGGACACAGTACAAGAATCTGTCATAGTTATGAAAATCACATCATCCTTTGATCCTTTAATGGTATCAGAAACTCAAATAGATATTCCTCCAGTACATAAGTTATGGGAATTAGATGTCATAGGTATAGACCCATCACAATCCTCACCGGATGACCAAATATCATACAAGGAGTATCTCAAGACTGTACAATATGAGGACAATCAATACTGGGTCAAGTTGCCGTGGAAAGTGAACAAACTAGAGTTACCCACAAATTACCGCAGAGCTTGTGGTCAAATGTACTCTCTTATCAAAGAACTTGATAGGAAAGGTCTGATACAGAAATACAGTGACATCATCCAAGAACAAGTACAGTTACAATTCATAGAAGAGGTACTATTGGCTCACCCGACTGATAAGTCACATTACCTCCCTCATCATGGGGTAATGAAGGACTCTACCATAACACCCCTTCGGATAGTTTACAACTGTAGCTCTAAGGCACATCCTACTGAACCATCTTTGAATGAGTGTTTGATGACAGGCCCatcattaacaagaaaattggGTGATGTGCTGTTAAAATTCAGAACCAGTAGATATGCCTTCACAGCTGATATCTCAAAGGCATTTTTGAGAATAGGCCTACAAGAGAAAGATCGAGATTTTACAAGGTTTCTTTGGTTATCTGACCCACACAATATAGAGAGTTCAATGAAAACCTACAGATTCAAATCGGTACTCTTTGGAGCCACAAGTTCACCTTTCTTCTTACAAGCTACAATTGACTATCATCTAAGTAACTCAAACAGTCCCATGAAAGAATTGCTGTCCTCAAATTTCTATGTGGATAATTTTCAAGGAACCACTCAAGATCAGGATCAACTTTTAACCATTTATAATGAGgctaataaagaaataaagcttGCGAATATGCCTCTCAGACAATGGACCACAAATAATTCATGTCTCCAAAATCTGATTAAGACGGATTTTCCAGGATACAATATCCCTATCGAAACATCAGTCTTGGGACTACAGTGGAACATAAGCAATGATACACTGAGATTAAAACCAGTCAAGCCCAATATACACCATAACTCACTAACCAAGAGATCATTAGTAGCTAATGTCAGCAAGTTATATGATCTATTAGGGTTCTTTTCACCCGTTTCCATAAAGGGGAAACTTTTGATACAAGACCTTGGAGACTAA